The segment GAAGCGGCGCGTGCTTTTGTTCAGCAGATTAAAGCTGAACACCCCACCGCGCGACATCATTGTTGGGCATGGGTGGCGGGCGCGCCGGATGATTCGCAGCAACTGGGTTTTTCTGATGATGGCGAGCCATCAGGTACCGCAGGCAAACCGATGCTTGCTCAGCTAATGGGGAGCGGTGTGGGGGAAATCACTGCGGTGGTGGTGCGCTATTACGGTGGCATTATGCTCGGCACCGGTGGGCTGGTGAAAGCCTATGGCGGCGGTGTGCAGCAAGGATTAAAACAGCTGGCGCGTTGCCGTAAGGTACCGATGCAATCTTTTACTCTGCAATGTGACTATGCACAGCTCAGCGATATCGAGCGCCTGCTGCAGCGTTTTGACGGCGAGGTCGAAGAGAGCCATTATCTTGATCGCATCACGCTGCGCCTGGCATTACCGCATAGCCAGATCGATGGCTTTCGGCAAAACCTCTCTGATTACAGTCGGGGCGTGCTGACGCTCATCCCACTGGAAAATTCAAGCATATCTCTTTGAAAGGAAAAGGCTGAATGCATTTTCGCGCCATTACCCGCATTGTGGGCCTGCTGGTGATTTTGTTCTCAGTAACCATGATCCTGCCAGGTCTGGTGGCCTTAATTTATCGTGACGGTGCCGGACGGGCGTTCAGTCAGACCTTTATGATGGCCATTGTCATTGGTTCACTGCTGTGGTGGCCGAACCGCAAACAAAAGACCGAGCTGAAGCCGCGCGAAGGTTTTCTGATCGTGGTGTTATTCTGGACCGTGCTGGGCAGCGTGGGGGCCATGCCGTTTATGTTTGCCGAGCAGCCGCACCTGTCGGTGACCGATGCGTTCTTTGAATCCTTTTCCGGTTTAACCACTACCGGGGCGACGACGCTGGTGGGGCTGGATTCGTTGCCCAAAGCGATTCTGTTCTATCGGCAGATGCTGCAATGGTTGGGGGGGATGGGGATCATTGTGCTGGCGGTGGCGATCCTACCGATTCTCGGTGTGGGTGGGATGCAGTTGTATCGCGCGGAAATGCCCGGACCGCTGAAAGATAACAAAATGCGACCGCGTATCGCAGAGACGGCAAAAACCCTGTGGTTGATCTATGTTCTGCTGACCATCGCCTGTGCCGTGGCGCTGTGGCTGGCGGGGATGCCGGTGTTTGATGCTATCGGCCATAGTTTTTCCACCATCGCCATCGGTGGCTTCTCGACACATGATGCCAGCATTGGCTATTTCAACAGCCCAACAATCAATACCATCGTGGCGGTATTCCTGCTGATCTCTGGCTGTAACTATGGCTTGCACTTCTCTTTATTGAGTGGCCGCAGCCTGAAAGTGTACTGGCGCGATCCGGAGTTTCGGATGTTCATTGGCGTGCAGTTGACGCTGGTGGTGATCTGTACCGTGGTGCTGTGGTTCCATGATGTCTATTCCAGTGGCTTACAAACGCTGAACCAGGCCTTTTTCCAGGTGGTATCGATGGCCACCACCGCCGGATTCACTACGGACAGCATCGCGCGTTGGCCGCTGTTTCTGCCGGTGCTGTTGCTGTGTTCCGCTTTTATCGGTGGCTGTGCGGGTTCGACCGGTGGCGGCCTGAAGGTGATCCGTATTCTGTTGCTGTGCAAACAGGGTTCGCGTGAGCTGAAGCGCCTTGTCCACCCTAACGCGGTTTACACTATTAAGTTGGGGAACCGTGCATTGCCGGAACGCATTCTGGAAGCGGTTTGGGGATTCTTCTCCGCTTATGCGCTGGTGTTCCTGGTGAGTATGCTGGCAATCATCGCCACCGGTGTCGATGACTTCTCCGCTTTTGCCGCTGTTGCCGCGACCCTCAATAACCTCGGACCTGGGCTGGGGGTGGTCGCCGATAACTTTGCTTCGATGAATGATGTGGCGAAGTGGATATTGATTTCGACCATGCTGTTTGGCCGCCTTGAGGTGTTTACTTTGCTGGTGCTCTTCACCCCGACCTTCTGGCGCGAGTGATAAAACGGGATAGTGTAATGAAAGCGTTGATTGTTTATTCCAGCCGTGACGGGCAAACACAGAAAATTGCCGGACGTATTGCGCAAAACCTGGCACCGCAACAGTTGTGTGATGTGATTGAGATATCACAGACAGCGACGCTTGATTGGGCGCAATATGATCGGGTGCTGATTGGTGCCTCGATTCGCTATGGTCATTTCCATCCGGCATTAATGAAGTTTGTCACTCAGCATTTGGGAGAGTTGCAGCAGCGTGTTAGTGGTTTCTTCAGTGTGAATCTGACAGCACGTAAAGCAGATAAATGCACACCGGAGACTAATGCTTACACCCGTAAGTTTCTGGCCCAGTCACCCTGGCAGCCAGACTGCTGTGCGGTATTTGCCGGTGCGCTGCGTTATCCGCGCTATCGTTGGTTTGACCGCGTCATGATTCAGTTGATTATGCGTATGACGGGCGGGGAAACAGATACTTCTAAAGAGGTGGAGTACACCGATTGGCAAAAGGTCGCGCTTTTTGCCCAGGATTTTGTGCAGTTACCAGGCAAATCGTTGTGAAATAGACCGCTTTGGTGAAATTTAGTCCGAACGATCATTTTTTTGCAATAAACGCTTGTCAGTCAGAATTATCTCCCTATAATGCGCCTCCACTGACACGGCAAAGCGGCAACGCAGACGGTCAGCGAGGGACGAAGTGATTCATCCCGCCAGAGAAAAATCTCGAAAAAGAGATTGACTCTGAAGGAGGAAAGCGTAATATACGCCACCTCGCGACAGGCGGTTAACCCGCTGCTCGCACTGCTCTTTAACAATTTATCAGNCAATCTGTGTGGGCACTCGCAGGATTGATATCAAAAGTCTACGGACTTAAAAAATATCAAGTCTCAAGAGTGAACACGTAATTCATTACGAAGTTTAATTCTTTGAGCATCAAACTTAAATTGAAGAGTTTGATCATGGCTCAGATTGAACGCTGGCGGCAGGCCTAACACATGCAAGTCGAACGGTAGCACAGAGGAGCTTGCTCCTTGGGTGACGAGTGGCGGACGGGTGAGTAATGTCTGGGGATCTGCCCGATGGAGGGGGATAACTACTGGAAACGGTAGCTAATACCGCATAACGTCGCAAGACCAAAGTGGGGGACCTTCGGGCCTCACACCATCGGATGAACCCAGATGGGATTAGCTAGTAGGTGGGGTAANGGCTCACCTAGGCGACGATCCCTAGCTGGTCTGNNNNNNNNNNNNNNNNNNNNNNNNNNNNNNNNNNNNNNNNNNNNNNNNNNNNNNNNNNNNNNNNNNNNNNNNNNNNNNNNNNNNNNNNNNNNNNNNNNNNGGTACTAATGACCCGGTACTAATGACCCGTGAGGCTTAACCTTACAACGCCAGAGGCGTTTTGAGTTGAGAGACGCGAGAATTTTCAGCATTGTTCGAACGGATTGATTCGTATGGCCTGCGAGGGCGGTACGGATAAACAGAATTTGCCTGGCGGCTGTAGCGCGGTGGTCCCACCTGACCCCATGCCGAACTCAGAAGTGAAACGCCGTAGCGCCGATGGTAGTGTGGGGTCTCCCCATGCGAGAGTAGGGAACTGCCAGGCATCAATTAAGTGAAGAAGCCCTGAACGAAAGTTCAGGGCTTTTTTACGTTTAAGAATCGTCTCTCAGATGATGAAAAACCACGAAAACATCCCACTCGTTACTAACTGATCAGGTAAACTACGGCCAGATTAATCAGTTAAGGCCGTGAAATGTCCAGCCCCAACACTTCTCTTAAAGCTTTCAATACACTTGGCCTCGAGGTCAGTGCGAAACATATCGTTATTGCTGATACCGCAGAAGCCATCATTGATGCATGGCAGGATTGTGTCCAGCAGACACAGCCATTTATGGTACTCGGAGGCGGTAGCAATGTGCTGTTTCTTGAAGACTTTCAGGGTACTGTCATTATTAATGCAATCAAAGGTATAGCCATAGAAGAACATACCGAAGCATGGCAGTTGCATATCGGGGCGGGAGAGAATTGGCATGAACTGGTTGAGCATACTTTAAAGAAAGGAATTACGGGTCTTGAGAACCTGGCGTTAATTCCAGGTATGGCGGGTTCAGCTCCTATCCAAAACATCGGTGCTTACGGGGTGGAATTCAAAGATATCTGCCATTATGTTGATGCTTTGCATCTGCCCACCCAGAAAATCGTGCGACTGGATCGTGAAGAGTGCGCATTCGGTTATCGTGACAGTATTTTCAAACATGCAATGAAAAACGATTACGTCATTGTAGCGGTTGGATTACGCCTGACAAAACAATGGCGGCTTGTACTGAGTTACGGCGACCTGGCACGACTGAATCCTGCAACGGCCAGCGCGTGGGATGTATTCAATGCGGTATGTCAGATGCGTCAGAGTAAGCTGCCTGATCCCAGCGTAACGGGTAATGTAGGGAGTTTCTTTAAAAATCCACTGATTACTGCCAACCAGGCTGCTACGTTATGTGCCCAGTGGCCGACGATGCCACTTTATCCGCAACCTGATGGCGAGGTAAAACTTGCCGCGGGTTGGTTGATCGATCAATGTCAGCTGAAAGGCTATCGGGTTGGTGGTGCTGCTGTGCATCGTCAGCAGGCGCTGGTGCTGATCAACGAAGATCGAGCGACACCTCAGGACATTGTTCAGTTGGCACGGGAAGTACGAAGCCATGTCGGTGAAAAATTTAATGTCTGGCTGGAGCCGGAAGTTCGTTTTATTGGTGCGCAGGGCGAACGCAATGCCGTTGAGGTGATCTCATGAAAGACCACAGTGTTCCGTTAAAACTGGTCGCTTTACTGGCAGATGGGGAATTCCATTCTGGTGAGCAACTGGGCGAAGTTCTGGGGATGAGCCGGGCAGCGATTAACAAGCATATACAAACGCTGAAGAGTTGGGGACTGGATGTTTATACGGTTACCGGGAAGGGTTACAGCCTGCCTGCTCCCATTCAGTTGCTGAACGAAGAAGAGATATTGTCGCGGCTGCATCAACCTAATCTGGCCGTTATTCCGGTGATTGACTCTACGAACCAGTATCTGCTGGAGCGCATGGATCAGCTGGTTTCAGGCGATGCCTGTATTGCAGAGTATCAACAGGCAGGACGAGGGCGTCGCGGCAGGCAGTGGTTTTCCCCTTTTGGCGCCAATTTGTATATGTCGATGTACTGGCGACTGGAGCAAGGGCCAGCTGCTGCGATGGGGCTTAGCCTTGTTATTGGCATTGTCATGGCCGAAGTTATTCAGTCCCTCGGTGCAAAAGATGTACGAGTTAAATGGCCGAATGACCTCTATCTGCATGATCGGAAATTGGCCGGTATTCTGGTTGAACTGACCGGAAAAACGGGCGATGCGGCGCAAATTGTCATTGGTGCAGGTATCAATCTTGCGATGCGATCAGAAGGCGCAACACAAATAAATCAAGGCTGGATTAACTTGCAAGAGGCTGGAGTGCAGATCGATCGCAACCAGTTGGCTGCTCAGTTGATTAACAGCCTACGGGAAGCTTTGCCATTATTTGAACGTGATGGACTGGCACCTTTTATTGAGCGTTGGGATGCATTGGATAACTTTATTAATCGGCCAGTCAAATTGCTAATTGGCGATCGCGAAGTGCATGGCATAGCGCGTGGTGTTGATAAGCAAGGTGGTTTATTGTTGGAACAGGATGGTGCTGTTAAGGCATGGGTTGGTGGTGAAATTTCATTACGACCCGATAATTAACCAGCGGCTATTTCGAATGCCAGGACAGCCTCGTCACTGATAATAAAGCCCTGAAAAATACAGGGCTTTATTGTTTTTGTATTTATTTTCTCAGTCGTACATGTTGTACGGCATGATCAGCTGACTTCGTCATGATAAGGCTGGCCCGCTCACGAGTCGGAAGAATGTTCTCTTTAAGATTCAACCAGTTAATCTCTTTCCACAGACTGCGAGCAATGCTGACGGCGTCTTCTTCAGGCAGTTGAGAATAATGATGGAAATATGAATCTGGATCGCTAAAGGCACCTTCACGAAATTTAAGAAACCGATTGATATACCAGCTTTCGAGCAGATCTTCAGGTGCATCAACATATATGGAGAAGTCGACAAAATCCGAGACAAATACATGATGCGGATCGTGAGGATAATCCATTCCGCTTTGCAGCACGTTTAAACCTTCAAGGATCAGAATATCAGGCTGTTTAACAACTTTATCGCCGTCGGGAATAACATCATAAATCAGATGTGAATAAACCGGGGCAGTTACCTGGCTGGCACCGGACTTTAGGTCGGAGACAAAATTGACCAGTCGATGCATATCGTAGGATTGCGGGAAGCCTTTCTTTTTCATCAACCCGCGTTGTTTCAGAACCGCATTTGGGTGGAGAAAGCCATCTGTGGTGATCAATTCTACTTTGCGATGTTCCGGCCAACGGCTGAGCAGTGCCTGCAACACGCGGGCGGTGGTACTTTTACCCACAGCGACACTGCCAGCAATGCTGATGATATAAGGGATTTTCTGCGCGTTGGTGCCAAGAAACTGTTCAAGCACAGCCTGGCGTCGCAGATTAGAACTGATGTAAAAATTTAACAGGCGCGATAACGGCAAATAAATCTCCGCGACCTCTTCCAGCGAGAGATCCTCGTTGATGCCGCGCAATCGTTCGATTTCACCCTCTGCCAGTGTCATCGGCACTGAGTCGCGCAAGGCAGCCCATTGCTGACGATCAAACTCCAGGTAGGGCGTAGTAAGTGGCGTCGTCTTTTTACTCATAAGCATGCATCTGACAGCAAATTCTGGCTCATCTACACCTTGCAGCATCAGGCATACAGCGATGTGTCGAACTCAGTTGCACGTCACAGGGGTAATTTAACGAGAACAATGGGCAGGAGGGTAACACCAGTGTGACTTTAAAAAGAAGTAAAATGATAAAAGCGAGCACGCTTTCGTAAGCGCGCCCACATTTTTCTTGTCACTCAGTAGGTTGACGAAGCATCTTCTGGTGCGCCTGGTCGCAAGCGTTTGTAATAGATGGCTCCCGGATGGGGATGCCCATCAGCGCGCTGCGAATAATCAGGCAACTCTCCAAGATAATGATATCCCTGAGTCCGATAAAAGGCTTCTGCTGGCGAGCCTGCCATGACATCGAGATAAAGCAACCCGCGATGACAGGCTTCCGCTTTTTGCTCCAGCACCTGCATGAGCTTAAAGCCAATCCTTTCACGACGTGCTTGCGAATGAACCAATAAATGGAGGATCTCAGCCCGGTTCTGGCCATCGGGACGCTGGCAGATACTGAGTTGCACACTGCCGACAAGCCCGGATTCATTCAATGCCACCTATAATAGCAACTCATGTCGCGCCAGGCGGTCGCGTAAACCGTGAAAGTAACGTTCTGCGGCCTGATGTTGTTCCTGTCTACTCGATTGCCGAAATGGCGACGTCATATTGTGTGAGATAGCGTCAATCATCAATGCGGCCAGAGCATGGCGATAACGAGGTAATGTGGTGGCATTGAGTAAAAAATATTCATGCGAAATCCTCCTTGTCTGGGCTGGTTTACCTAAATAAGCAAATTACGCGCCAGCCAAAAAACAGCTGACAAGGGGAGGATGTCATGCAATGTGCATTAGTTTGCACAGACAGATGGCAACGTGACTCAGAATTGTGCAGCTGTTTAGAGAAAAATCTATGTCGGAGTGGCAGGATTTCACGGGTAAAAAAGCAGCAATCCTGAACAAATTTGCCGCAATTTATGATTGATTTGCGAGGATTTGCACAAATAGTAATCGATAGCGCGATTTTGGCAATTTTTTTGTTGCATCCTGCATCCGCACTTCCTAGAATGCGCGTCACTTGATGCCGGCTTAGCTCAGTTGGTAGAGCAACTGACTTGTAATCAGTAGGTCACCAGTTCGATTCCGGTAGCCGGCACCATCAAGTAGGTGGGATTCCCGAGCGGCCAAAGGGAGCAGACTGTAAATCTGCCGTCACAGACTTCGAAGGTTCGAATCCTTCTCCCACCACCATCTCAACCTCCTGGTTGAGCGTCAGATGAGGTCGTCGTCTGATGGGTGAGTTCAATTCTCTCACCTTCGAATTCAGACTGAGCGTTGGCACAGTCAAAGTTAGCCGGAAATACTGGCTGACTCGAATAATAGAGGGTCTTCTTTTATTATTCATAAGCTACAGAAAGAACAGGTAGCCGAGTTCCAGGATGCGGGCATCGTATAATGGCTATTACCTCAGCCTTCCAAGCTGATGATGCGGGTTCGATTCCCGCTGCCCGCTCCAGATGTGCTGATATGGCTCAGTTGGTAGAGCGCACCCTTGGTAAGGGTGAGGTCCCCAGTTCGACTCTGGGTATCAGCACCACTTCCTTTATCTCTCTCCTGATTCTCTCTCTGTAAAACTAACAGTCAGGCATAGCCTGGTTGATGTGACGATATCTTTGATATATCCATGTCTTAGAGGGACAAGCGATGGCTAAAGAGCAATTTCAACGTAACAAACTGCACGTAAACGTGGGCACCATCGGTCACGTTGACCACGGTAAAACCACTCTGACTGCTGCAATCACCACCGTTCTGGCTAAAACCTACGGCGGCCAGGCTCGTGCATTCGACCAGATCGACAACGCGCCGGAAGAGAAAGCTCGTGGTATCACCATCAACACTTCTCACGTTGAGTACGAAACCCCGACTCGCCACTACGCGCACGTTGACTGCCCGGGCCACGCCGACTATGTGAAAAACATGATCACCGGTGCTGCTNNNNNNNNNNNNNNNNNNNNNNNNNNNNNNNNNNNNNNNNNNNNNNNNNNNNNNNNNNNNNNNNNNNNNNNNNNNNNNNNNNNNNNNNNNNNNNNNNNNNGGGCACCATCAAGCCGCACACTCAGTTCGAATCAGAAGTGTACGTACTGTCTAAAGACGAAGGCGGCCGTCATACTCCGTTCTTCAAAGGCTACCGTCCTCAGTTCTACTTCCGTACTACTGACGTAACAGGTTCAGTAGAACTGCCGGAAGGCGTAGAGATGGTAATGCCGGGCGACAACATCAAAATGGTTGTTACCCTGATTCACCCGATCGCAATGGACGAAGGTCTGCGCTTCGCAATCCGCGAAGGCGGCCGTACCGTTGGTGCGGGCGTTGTTGCTAAAGTTATCGCTTAATCCCGATAATATTTGACGCAATGCACACGGAAAGGGCATCATTTGATGCCCTTTTTGCACGCTGTTGTATAGAACCTGGCTCATCAGTGATTTTCGGTCATAATCATTGCTGAGACAGGCTCTGTTAAGCGGTGCAGGATACCGGGTTGCGCTTTAAGAGCTTACTCGGTTTGGATGCCTCGCCATGCGGGGCAGAATAGTTTCTGAATTATAGTGGCAGGTTGGTTTATGAGTGCGAATACCGAAGCTCAAGGGAGCGGACGCGGCCTGGAAACCGTAAAATGGCTGGTTGTTGCCGTATTACTGGTTGTCGCTATTGTTGGTAATTACTACTACCGCGATGTGACACTGCCGTTACGTGCGCTGGCCGTAGTGGTTCTGATTGCAGTGGCAGGCGGCGTTGCGTTGCTGACCACAAAAGGCAAAGCGACAGTTGCGTTTGCGCGTGAAGCAAGAACCGAGATGCGTAAGGTCATTTGGCCGACTCGCCAGGAAACGCTGCACACCACGTTAATCGTTGCCGCGGTAACTGCCGTGATGTCACTGATTTTGTGGGGACTGGATGGTATTCTTGTCCGACTTGTATCGTTTATCACTGGCCTGAGGTTCTGAGATGTCTGAAGCTCCAAAAAAACGCTGGTACGTCGTGCAGGCGTTTTCCGGTTTCGAAGGCCGCGTAGCCCAGTCGCTGCGTGAGCACATCAAATTGCACAACATGGAAGAGTTGTTTGGCGAAGTCATGGTGCCGACTGAAGAAGTCGTGGAAATCCGTGGTGGCCAGCGTCGCAAAAGTGAGCGCAAATTCTTCCCAGGTTACGTATTGGTTCAGATGGTAATGAATGATGCCAGCTGGCACCTGGTGCGTAGCGTACCGCGTGTGATGGGCTTCATTGGTGGTACATCTGACCGTCCAGCACCGATCAGCGATAAAGAAGTTGATGCGATTATGAACCGCCTGCAGCAGGTGGGTGATAAGCCGCGTCCAAAAACGTTGTTCGAGCCGGGCGAAATGGTACGCGTCAACGACGGTCCTTTTGCCGACTTCAACGGTGTGGTGGAAGAGGTGGATTACGAAAAGAGCCGCCTGAAAGTCTCTGTTTCCATCTTCGGTCGCGCTACCCCTGTCGAGCTGGATTTCAGCCAGGTAGAAAAAGGCTAACGCCCGAGACATTTTTGTAGTTGCAGCAGGCGCGGAATTTATCTACAATTTCGCGCCTTTTGTTTTTATGCGCTGGCAACAGCGTGTGAATTGTCATCACGGGGAGCCTGTTTTGCAGGCGCTATAACCCAATAGAGGAAATATCATGGCTAAGAAAGTACAAGCCTACGTCAAGCTGCAGGTTGCAGCTGGTATGGCTAACCCGAGCCCACCGGTTGGTCCAGCTCTGGGTCAGCAGGGCGTTAACATCATGGAATTCTGTAAAGCGTTCAACGCGAAGACCGAATCTCTGGAAAAAGGTCTGCCGACTCCTGTTGTTATCACCGTATACAGCGACCGTTCTTTCACCTTCGTTACCAAAACACCTCCGGCTGCCGTACTGCTGAAAAAAGCAGCGGGCATCAAGTCTGGTTCTGGTAAGCCGAACAAAGACAAAGTCGGTAAAGTAACCCGTGCTCAGGTACGTGAAATCGCAGAAACCAAAGCTGCGGACATGACTGGTGCTGACGTAGAAGCGATGACTCGCTCTATCGAAGGTACTGCTCGTTCCATGGGCCTGGTAGTGGAGGACTAAGAAATGGCTAAGCTGACCAAGCGCATGCGCGTGATCCGTGACAAAGTTGATGCAACTAAACAGTATGACATCAACGAAGCTGTTGCTCTGCTGAAAGAACTGGCTACTGCTAAGTTTGTAGAGAGCGTAGACGTTGCTGTTAACCTCGGCATCGATGCTCGTAAATCTGATCAGAACGTACGTGGTGCAACTGTACTGCCGCACGGTACTGGTCGTTCAGTACGCGTTGCCGTATTTACCCAGGGCGCAAACGCTGAAGCTGCTAAAGCAGCTGGCGCAGAGCTGGTAGGTATGGAAGATCTGGCTGACCAGATCAAAAAAGGCGAAATGAACTTTGACGTTGTTATTGCTTCTCCGGATGCAATGCGCGTTGTTGGCCAGCTCGGCCAGGTTCTGGGCCCGCGCGGTCTGATGCCAAACCCGAAAGTGGGTACTGTAACTCCGAACGTTGCTGAAGCAGTTAAAAACGCTAAAGCAGGTCAGGTTCGTTACCGTAACGACAAAAACGGCATCATTCACACCACCATCGGTAAAGTGGACTTCGACGCTGACAAACTGAAAGAAAACCTGGAATCTCTGCTGGTTGCGCTGAAAAAAGCAAAACCTGCTCAGGCGAAAGGCGTGTAC is part of the Pantoea phytobeneficialis genome and harbors:
- a CDS encoding IMPACT family protein, whose translation is MDAYDIPAEAVSLSEETIKKSRFITLLAHTDGVEAARAFVQQIKAEHPTARHHCWAWVAGAPDDSQQLGFSDDGEPSGTAGKPMLAQLMGSGVGEITAVVVRYYGGIMLGTGGLVKAYGGGVQQGLKQLARCRKVPMQSFTLQCDYAQLSDIERLLQRFDGEVEESHYLDRITLRLALPHSQIDGFRQNLSDYSRGVLTLIPLENSSISL
- the trkH gene encoding Trk system potassium transporter TrkH, whose translation is MHFRAITRIVGLLVILFSVTMILPGLVALIYRDGAGRAFSQTFMMAIVIGSLLWWPNRKQKTELKPREGFLIVVLFWTVLGSVGAMPFMFAEQPHLSVTDAFFESFSGLTTTGATTLVGLDSLPKAILFYRQMLQWLGGMGIIVLAVAILPILGVGGMQLYRAEMPGPLKDNKMRPRIAETAKTLWLIYVLLTIACAVALWLAGMPVFDAIGHSFSTIAIGGFSTHDASIGYFNSPTINTIVAVFLLISGCNYGLHFSLLSGRSLKVYWRDPEFRMFIGVQLTLVVICTVVLWFHDVYSSGLQTLNQAFFQVVSMATTAGFTTDSIARWPLFLPVLLLCSAFIGGCAGSTGGGLKVIRILLLCKQGSRELKRLVHPNAVYTIKLGNRALPERILEAVWGFFSAYALVFLVSMLAIIATGVDDFSAFAAVAATLNNLGPGLGVVADNFASMNDVAKWILISTMLFGRLEVFTLLVLFTPTFWRE
- the hemG gene encoding menaquinone-dependent protoporphyrinogen IX dehydrogenase, with amino-acid sequence MKALIVYSSRDGQTQKIAGRIAQNLAPQQLCDVIEISQTATLDWAQYDRVLIGASIRYGHFHPALMKFVTQHLGELQQRVSGFFSVNLTARKADKCTPETNAYTRKFLAQSPWQPDCCAVFAGALRYPRYRWFDRVMIQLIMRMTGGETDTSKEVEYTDWQKVALFAQDFVQLPGKSL
- the murB gene encoding UDP-N-acetylmuramate dehydrogenase, with amino-acid sequence MSSPNTSLKAFNTLGLEVSAKHIVIADTAEAIIDAWQDCVQQTQPFMVLGGGSNVLFLEDFQGTVIINAIKGIAIEEHTEAWQLHIGAGENWHELVEHTLKKGITGLENLALIPGMAGSAPIQNIGAYGVEFKDICHYVDALHLPTQKIVRLDREECAFGYRDSIFKHAMKNDYVIVAVGLRLTKQWRLVLSYGDLARLNPATASAWDVFNAVCQMRQSKLPDPSVTGNVGSFFKNPLITANQAATLCAQWPTMPLYPQPDGEVKLAAGWLIDQCQLKGYRVGGAAVHRQQALVLINEDRATPQDIVQLAREVRSHVGEKFNVWLEPEVRFIGAQGERNAVEVIS
- the birA gene encoding bifunctional biotin--[acetyl-CoA-carboxylase] ligase/biotin operon repressor BirA codes for the protein MKDHSVPLKLVALLADGEFHSGEQLGEVLGMSRAAINKHIQTLKSWGLDVYTVTGKGYSLPAPIQLLNEEEILSRLHQPNLAVIPVIDSTNQYLLERMDQLVSGDACIAEYQQAGRGRRGRQWFSPFGANLYMSMYWRLEQGPAAAMGLSLVIGIVMAEVIQSLGAKDVRVKWPNDLYLHDRKLAGILVELTGKTGDAAQIVIGAGINLAMRSEGATQINQGWINLQEAGVQIDRNQLAAQLINSLREALPLFERDGLAPFIERWDALDNFINRPVKLLIGDREVHGIARGVDKQGGLLLEQDGAVKAWVGGEISLRPDN
- the coaA gene encoding type I pantothenate kinase, translating into MSKKTTPLTTPYLEFDRQQWAALRDSVPMTLAEGEIERLRGINEDLSLEEVAEIYLPLSRLLNFYISSNLRRQAVLEQFLGTNAQKIPYIISIAGSVAVGKSTTARVLQALLSRWPEHRKVELITTDGFLHPNAVLKQRGLMKKKGFPQSYDMHRLVNFVSDLKSGASQVTAPVYSHLIYDVIPDGDKVVKQPDILILEGLNVLQSGMDYPHDPHHVFVSDFVDFSIYVDAPEDLLESWYINRFLKFREGAFSDPDSYFHHYSQLPEEDAVSIARSLWKEINWLNLKENILPTRERASLIMTKSADHAVQHVRLRK
- a CDS encoding GTP-binding protein — translated: MAKEQFQRNKLHVNVGTIGHVDHGKTTLTAAITTVLAKTYGGQARAFDQIDNAPEEKARGITINTSHVEYETPTRHYAHVDCPGHADYVKNMITGAA
- the secE gene encoding preprotein translocase subunit SecE codes for the protein MSANTEAQGSGRGLETVKWLVVAVLLVVAIVGNYYYRDVTLPLRALAVVVLIAVAGGVALLTTKGKATVAFAREARTEMRKVIWPTRQETLHTTLIVAAVTAVMSLILWGLDGILVRLVSFITGLRF
- the nusG gene encoding transcription termination/antitermination protein NusG, producing MSEAPKKRWYVVQAFSGFEGRVAQSLREHIKLHNMEELFGEVMVPTEEVVEIRGGQRRKSERKFFPGYVLVQMVMNDASWHLVRSVPRVMGFIGGTSDRPAPISDKEVDAIMNRLQQVGDKPRPKTLFEPGEMVRVNDGPFADFNGVVEEVDYEKSRLKVSVSIFGRATPVELDFSQVEKG
- the rplK gene encoding 50S ribosomal protein L11: MAKKVQAYVKLQVAAGMANPSPPVGPALGQQGVNIMEFCKAFNAKTESLEKGLPTPVVITVYSDRSFTFVTKTPPAAVLLKKAAGIKSGSGKPNKDKVGKVTRAQVREIAETKAADMTGADVEAMTRSIEGTARSMGLVVED
- the rplA gene encoding 50S ribosomal protein L1; protein product: MAKLTKRMRVIRDKVDATKQYDINEAVALLKELATAKFVESVDVAVNLGIDARKSDQNVRGATVLPHGTGRSVRVAVFTQGANAEAAKAAGAELVGMEDLADQIKKGEMNFDVVIASPDAMRVVGQLGQVLGPRGLMPNPKVGTVTPNVAEAVKNAKAGQVRYRNDKNGIIHTTIGKVDFDADKLKENLESLLVALKKAKPAQAKGVYIKKVSLSTTMGAGVAIDQAGLNAAAN